In a single window of the Micromonospora inositola genome:
- a CDS encoding glycoside hydrolase family 13 protein: protein MIYQVYPRSFADGNGDGIGDIAGIRSRLNHLSALGVDAIWYSPWYPSPMADAGYDVADYRDIDPIFGTLAEAEALIAEAHALGIRTIVDVVPNHCSDVHPWFQAALAGGPEAPERELFWFRPGRGPDGSQKPTDWLSPFAGDTWTRTTNPDGTAGDWYLHLFAPQQPDFNWEHPRVRAEFEDILRFWLDRGVDGIRIDSAAMLAKDPTLPEATPDGPNPFVDVDAVHEIYRSWRRIADSYPGERALIGEVWLPDYERFANYLRPDELHAAFNFDFLGCAWEPAALRACIDATLAAHAPVGAPATWVLSNHDVTRHVSRYGRADTTFSFATRREGVPTDLELGTRRARAAALLSLSLPGAAYVYQGEELGLWEVEDIPYELRQDPMFARSGRVDPGRDGCRVPLPWTGEAPPFGFSPDGAAAAPWLPQPADWKDRTVRAQTGDPHSMLELYRAAIAIRRTDPALGDGELTWLPAPAGVLAYRRGGGFCCLVNLSDAAVPLPPHQRLLLASGPLDDDLLPPDTAVWLRTPSEPGGPAVPA, encoded by the coding sequence GTGATCTACCAGGTGTACCCACGTAGCTTCGCCGACGGCAATGGCGACGGCATCGGCGACATCGCCGGCATCCGGTCCCGGCTGAACCACCTGTCCGCGCTTGGCGTCGATGCGATCTGGTACAGCCCCTGGTACCCCTCCCCGATGGCCGACGCCGGCTACGACGTGGCCGACTACCGCGACATCGACCCGATCTTCGGCACCCTGGCCGAGGCGGAGGCGCTGATCGCGGAGGCACACGCGCTCGGCATCCGGACCATCGTCGACGTGGTGCCGAACCACTGCTCCGACGTGCACCCCTGGTTCCAGGCGGCACTCGCCGGCGGCCCGGAGGCGCCCGAGCGCGAGCTGTTCTGGTTCCGCCCGGGTCGCGGCCCGGACGGCTCGCAGAAGCCCACCGACTGGCTCTCGCCGTTCGCCGGGGACACCTGGACCAGGACCACCAACCCGGACGGCACGGCGGGCGACTGGTACCTGCACCTCTTCGCCCCGCAGCAGCCCGACTTCAACTGGGAGCACCCCCGGGTGCGCGCCGAGTTCGAGGACATCCTGCGGTTCTGGCTCGACCGGGGCGTGGACGGTATCCGGATCGACTCGGCGGCGATGCTGGCCAAGGACCCGACGCTGCCCGAAGCCACCCCGGACGGCCCGAACCCGTTCGTCGACGTGGACGCGGTGCACGAGATCTACCGCAGCTGGCGGCGGATCGCCGACAGCTATCCCGGCGAGCGGGCGCTGATCGGCGAGGTGTGGCTGCCCGACTATGAGCGGTTCGCCAACTACCTGCGCCCCGACGAGCTGCACGCGGCCTTCAACTTCGACTTTCTCGGCTGTGCCTGGGAGCCGGCCGCGCTGCGGGCCTGCATCGACGCGACGCTGGCCGCGCATGCCCCGGTCGGCGCCCCGGCCACCTGGGTGCTCTCCAACCACGACGTCACCCGGCACGTCAGCCGGTACGGCCGGGCGGACACCACCTTCAGCTTCGCCACCAGGCGCGAGGGCGTTCCCACCGACCTGGAGCTGGGCACCCGGCGGGCCCGGGCCGCCGCGCTGCTGTCCCTCTCGCTGCCCGGCGCGGCCTACGTCTACCAGGGCGAGGAGCTGGGCCTCTGGGAGGTCGAGGACATCCCCTACGAGCTGCGCCAGGACCCGATGTTCGCCCGGTCCGGCCGGGTCGACCCCGGCCGGGACGGCTGTCGGGTGCCGCTGCCGTGGACCGGCGAGGCACCACCTTTCGGGTTCAGCCCGGACGGCGCGGCGGCGGCGCCCTGGCTGCCGCAGCCGGCGGACTGGAAGGACCGCACGGTCCGCGCGCAGACCGGCGACCCGCACTCGATGCTGGAGCTGTACCGGGCCGCCATCGCCATCCGCCGGACCGATCCGGCGCTCGGTGACGGCGAGCTGACCTGGCTGCCCGCGCCCGCGGGCGTGCTCGCGTACCGCCGGGGCGGCGGCTTCTGCTGCCTGGTCAACCTCTCCGACGCGGCGGTGCCGCTGCCGCCGCACCAGCGGCTGCTGCTGGCCAGCGGGCCGCTCGACGACGACCTGCTGCCACCGGACACCGCCGTCTGGCTGCGTACGCCCTCCGAGCCCGGCGGGCCGGCTGTCCCGGCCTGA
- a CDS encoding carbohydrate ABC transporter permease: MAQDSGTRTLISHAQLRRGRGRVIYWTLLAVVVVGFTLVFLGPLYWMVTGALKSGQEIAQTPPSLFPKDPESQNYADAWNNLNLAKLLFNTFYYAAGALLFQLVLDTAAAYALSKLRPAFGNVILGLMLATLMIPAMVLIVPQYVTVIDLPILHLNLLDSPFAIWLPAVANAFNIFLLKRFFDSIPEELMAAALMDGATPLRTLWSIILPMSRPILGVVSIFAVTAVWKDFLWPKLVMPSPETRTVSVGIYAFSGGTPMNVVIAASVIAAIPTVIVFLIFQRNIMSGLTTGSLKG, translated from the coding sequence ATGGCACAGGACTCCGGGACCCGGACCCTCATCTCCCACGCTCAGCTTCGGCGGGGACGCGGCAGGGTCATCTACTGGACGCTGCTCGCCGTCGTCGTCGTGGGCTTCACGCTCGTCTTCCTCGGGCCGCTCTACTGGATGGTCACCGGCGCGCTGAAGTCCGGCCAGGAGATCGCGCAGACCCCGCCATCGCTGTTCCCGAAGGATCCCGAGTCGCAGAACTACGCCGATGCGTGGAACAACCTGAACCTCGCCAAGCTGCTGTTCAACACGTTCTACTATGCGGCTGGCGCGCTGCTGTTCCAGCTCGTCCTCGACACCGCCGCGGCGTACGCCTTGTCGAAGCTTCGCCCGGCGTTCGGCAACGTGATCCTCGGCCTGATGCTGGCAACGCTGATGATCCCGGCGATGGTCCTCATCGTTCCGCAGTACGTGACCGTGATCGACCTGCCGATCCTGCACCTCAACCTGCTCGATTCGCCGTTTGCGATCTGGCTGCCCGCGGTCGCGAACGCGTTCAACATCTTCCTGCTGAAACGGTTCTTCGACTCGATCCCGGAGGAGCTGATGGCGGCGGCCCTCATGGACGGGGCGACGCCGCTGCGCACGCTGTGGTCGATCATCCTGCCGATGTCGCGCCCCATCCTCGGCGTCGTCTCGATCTTCGCCGTGACGGCGGTCTGGAAGGACTTTCTCTGGCCGAAGCTGGTCATGCCGTCGCCCGAGACCCGGACGGTCAGCGTCGGCATCTACGCCTTCTCGGGTGGTACGCCCATGAACGTGGTGATCGCCGCGTCGGTCATCGCCGCGATCCCGACCGTCATTGTCTTTCTGATCTTCCAGCGGAACATCATGTCCGGTCTGACCACAGGCAGCCTCAAAGGCTGA
- a CDS encoding carbohydrate ABC transporter permease, which yields MAITTVPGTRREPGRPASPYPAGHQRTSLGRKVRDNLTGHAFLIGAVLCFAFFSWYPMIRGVVMSFQRTRRGVTTWVGWDNYHRIIADPSFWTAWRNTFYFTILALVLGYAVPFFVAILLNEFRHAKGYLRILVYLPVMLPPASALFLFKFYAYDPSDAGLFNSILKALHLPTSQWMQSPETTMPAMVIASTWMNMGGAVLIYLAALQNIPGELYEAAELDGAGIWRRIRHVTIPQTRLILALLAMLQIVATMQFFIEPLILANGTGAEDSATSVAYLIYQHGFFQNDLNGAAALGVIMLVVLAGFSAVYVRLSSKQD from the coding sequence TTGGCGATCACCACCGTCCCGGGGACCAGGAGAGAACCGGGTCGCCCCGCGTCGCCGTACCCGGCAGGGCATCAGCGTACGAGCCTCGGCCGCAAGGTACGCGACAATCTCACCGGGCACGCGTTCCTGATCGGCGCGGTGCTCTGCTTCGCGTTCTTCTCCTGGTATCCGATGATCCGCGGCGTGGTCATGAGCTTCCAGCGCACCCGGCGCGGCGTCACGACCTGGGTCGGCTGGGACAACTACCACCGCATCATCGCCGACCCCAGCTTCTGGACGGCCTGGAGGAACACGTTCTACTTTACGATTCTCGCGCTGGTACTCGGGTACGCGGTGCCGTTCTTCGTGGCGATCCTGCTCAACGAGTTTCGCCACGCGAAGGGGTACCTGCGGATCCTGGTCTACCTGCCGGTCATGCTGCCGCCGGCCTCGGCGCTCTTTCTCTTCAAGTTCTACGCGTACGACCCCAGCGACGCGGGACTCTTCAACTCGATCCTCAAGGCGCTGCACCTGCCGACATCGCAGTGGATGCAGTCCCCCGAGACGACGATGCCGGCGATGGTGATCGCGTCGACCTGGATGAACATGGGCGGCGCGGTATTGATCTATCTGGCGGCACTGCAGAACATCCCCGGCGAACTCTACGAAGCGGCCGAGCTCGACGGCGCCGGGATCTGGCGGCGGATCCGCCACGTCACAATCCCGCAGACCCGGCTGATCCTCGCGCTCCTGGCGATGCTGCAGATCGTCGCCACGATGCAGTTCTTCATCGAGCCGCTGATCCTCGCAAACGGTACGGGCGCGGAGGACTCCGCGACGTCGGTGGCGTACCTGATCTACCAGCACGGGTTCTTCCAGAACGACCTCAACGGCGCCGCGGCGCTCGGCGTGATCATGCTCGTGGTGCTGGCCGGCTTCTCCGCCGTCTACGTGCGGCTCAGCTCGAAACAGGACTAG